Proteins from a genomic interval of Pseudomonas asplenii:
- a CDS encoding RidA family protein, whose product MRHSLSDRVSQLGLSLPPPSQPVANYVNHVTSHKQLFISGQIPLQDGKPAYQGRLGDTLSDEDGARAAELAALGLLAQLGQAVDDDLSKVVRIIRLGVFVAASPDFQRQGLVANGASNLLVNVLGEKGCHARTAIGVSSLPSGVAVEIDAIFELQP is encoded by the coding sequence ATGCGCCATTCCCTGTCCGACCGCGTCAGCCAATTGGGCTTGAGCTTGCCGCCCCCCAGTCAGCCGGTTGCCAACTATGTGAATCACGTCACCAGCCACAAACAGCTGTTCATCTCCGGGCAGATCCCGTTGCAGGACGGTAAACCCGCTTATCAGGGGCGTCTGGGCGATACCCTGAGCGACGAGGACGGTGCCAGGGCGGCAGAGCTGGCAGCCCTCGGCCTGTTGGCGCAACTGGGCCAGGCTGTCGATGACGACCTGTCGAAAGTGGTGCGTATCATCCGTCTCGGGGTGTTCGTCGCCGCCAGCCCGGACTTTCAACGCCAGGGCCTCGTCGCCAACGGCGCGTCCAATCTGCTGGTCAACGTATTGGGCGAAAAAGGTTGTCACGCCCGCACCGCCATCGGCGTGTCCAGCCTGCCCAGCGGCGTCGCCGTGGAAATCGACGCGATCTTCGAGTTACAGCCATGA
- a CDS encoding LysR substrate-binding domain-containing protein, with amino-acid sequence MTLPKDLPPLMALRAFESVARHLSFSKAADELSVSQSAVSHQIQKLEQHLNQRLFIRRTRAIDLSEAGSRYYQQIRPALEQIAEASRQLRAPTAPKVVRIGLLASFATLWLAPRLTDFITRHPHIQVALEPSIQLADVAGAQVDLAIRYGKGGWPDVDARRLMTERLLPVCSPAFKARSEGTGPLLMAQARQPFEWIDWARYHQVDLQPYPTVMLHDYNIVVEAAVAGQGIAMGRQRLIDRRLKDGSLVPAFDTPPYEGEIGYWLIKPNAMLSPEAECFCDWLTEQCNQVHT; translated from the coding sequence GTGACATTGCCCAAGGACCTCCCGCCCCTGATGGCCCTGCGCGCCTTCGAATCAGTGGCTCGCCACCTGAGTTTCAGCAAGGCCGCTGACGAACTGTCCGTCAGCCAGAGCGCTGTCAGCCACCAGATCCAGAAGCTCGAACAGCATCTGAACCAGCGCCTGTTCATCCGCCGCACCCGCGCCATCGACCTCAGCGAAGCCGGCAGTCGTTACTACCAGCAGATCCGCCCGGCGCTGGAGCAAATCGCCGAAGCCAGCCGACAACTGCGCGCGCCCACTGCCCCCAAAGTCGTGCGGATCGGCCTGCTGGCCTCCTTCGCCACCTTATGGCTGGCACCACGCCTGACCGACTTCATTACCCGCCATCCGCATATCCAGGTCGCCCTGGAGCCCTCGATCCAACTGGCCGATGTCGCCGGAGCCCAGGTCGACCTCGCCATCCGCTACGGCAAGGGTGGCTGGCCGGACGTCGATGCCCGGCGCCTGATGACAGAACGCCTGCTACCCGTCTGCAGCCCGGCGTTCAAGGCCCGTTCCGAAGGCACCGGCCCCCTGCTGATGGCCCAGGCACGACAGCCCTTCGAATGGATCGACTGGGCTCGGTATCATCAGGTCGACCTGCAGCCCTACCCCACGGTCATGCTCCATGACTACAACATCGTGGTCGAGGCCGCCGTGGCCGGCCAGGGCATCGCCATGGGCCGCCAGCGCCTGATCGACCGCCGGCTCAAGGACGGCTCGCTGGTACCGGCCTTCGACACCCCGCCCTATGAAGGCGAGATTGGCTATTGGCTGATCAAGCCCAACGCAATGCTTTCCCCTGAAGCCGAGTGCTTCTGTGACTGGCTGACGGAACAATGCAACCAGGTGCACACATGA
- the ccoM gene encoding cytochrome c oxidase subunit CcoM, which yields MFFDNVVIAGVLTVGLMVVFLGGFGFFIWKDSHKRKKP from the coding sequence ATGTTTTTCGATAACGTGGTGATCGCTGGAGTGTTGACCGTAGGTCTCATGGTGGTGTTTCTCGGCGGATTTGGATTTTTTATCTGGAAAGACTCACATAAGAGGAAGAAACCCTAG
- a CDS encoding inorganic phosphate transporter, with amino-acid sequence MIDLFSGLDAWVLVSLVLALAFVLSFEFINGFHDTANAVATVIYTKAMPPHLAVFFSGVFNFFGVLLGGVGVAYAIVHLLPVELLINVNTGHGLAMVFSLLAAAITWNLGTWYFGIPASSSHTLIGSILGVGLANALLNDIPLGDGVNWQKAIDIGASLVFSPLAGMLVAGLILVALKWWRPQSKMHKTPEQRRKLDDKKHPPFWNRLVLVVSAMAVSFVHGSNDGQKGIGLIMLVLIGIVPAQFVLDLSTTTYQIERTRDATLHLSQFYQRNSATLSDFLALGKSVQDDLPGKFRCNPQQTEPTIATLLNDLKGVNDYHSLTPEKRIEVRRYLLCLDDTAKKVGKLPGLDAREKADLEKLRKDLTTTTEYAPFWVILAVALALGLGTMVGWKRVVLTIGEKIGKQGMTYAQGMSAQITTAGMIGLANIFALPVSTTHVLSSGVAGTMLANKSGLQSSTIKTILLAWVLTLPATIGLSAGLFWIASKIIGS; translated from the coding sequence ATGATCGATTTATTCAGCGGACTGGATGCCTGGGTCCTCGTGAGCCTGGTGCTCGCCCTGGCCTTTGTCCTCAGCTTCGAGTTCATCAACGGATTTCATGACACCGCTAACGCGGTGGCGACAGTTATCTACACCAAGGCCATGCCACCCCATCTTGCGGTGTTCTTTTCCGGTGTATTCAATTTCTTCGGGGTCCTGCTCGGCGGGGTTGGCGTTGCCTATGCCATCGTCCACCTGCTGCCGGTCGAACTGCTGATCAACGTCAACACCGGCCATGGCCTGGCGATGGTGTTCTCGTTGCTGGCCGCAGCCATCACCTGGAACCTGGGGACCTGGTACTTCGGTATACCGGCGTCGAGTTCACACACCCTGATCGGTTCGATCCTCGGTGTGGGTCTGGCCAACGCCTTACTCAACGATATTCCGCTGGGCGACGGGGTCAATTGGCAAAAAGCGATCGATATCGGTGCCTCGCTGGTGTTCTCGCCGCTGGCCGGCATGCTGGTGGCGGGCCTGATTCTGGTCGCCCTGAAGTGGTGGCGTCCGCAGTCGAAGATGCACAAGACCCCGGAACAGCGCCGCAAGCTCGACGACAAGAAACATCCGCCGTTCTGGAATCGCCTGGTGCTGGTGGTTTCGGCCATGGCGGTCAGCTTCGTGCACGGCTCCAACGATGGCCAGAAAGGTATCGGCCTGATCATGCTGGTACTGATCGGCATCGTGCCGGCGCAGTTCGTGCTCGACTTGAGCACCACCACCTACCAGATCGAACGTACCCGTGACGCGACGTTGCACCTGAGCCAGTTCTACCAGCGTAACAGCGCGACCCTGAGCGACTTCCTGGCCCTGGGCAAGAGCGTGCAGGACGACCTGCCGGGCAAGTTCCGCTGCAACCCGCAGCAGACCGAACCGACCATCGCGACCCTGCTGAACGACCTCAAGGGGGTCAACGACTATCATTCGCTGACGCCTGAAAAGCGCATCGAAGTGCGTCGCTACCTGCTCTGCCTGGACGACACCGCGAAAAAGGTCGGCAAGTTGCCAGGCCTGGACGCGCGTGAGAAAGCGGACCTGGAAAAACTGCGCAAGGACCTGACCACCACCACCGAGTACGCACCGTTCTGGGTGATCCTGGCAGTGGCCCTGGCGCTTGGCCTGGGTACCATGGTCGGCTGGAAACGCGTGGTACTGACCATTGGCGAGAAGATCGGCAAGCAGGGCATGACCTACGCCCAGGGCATGTCGGCCCAGATCACCACGGCCGGGATGATTGGCCTGGCGAACATCTTTGCCCTGCCGGTATCGACGACCCATGTGCTGTCGTCGGGTGTGGCGGGGACCATGCTGGCGAACAAGAGTGGGCTGCAGAGCAGCACCATCAAGACCATTCTGCTGGCTTGGGTGCTGACGTTGCCAGCGACCATCGGGTTGTCTGCCGGGCTGTTCTGGATTGCTTCGAAGATTATTGGCAGTTGA
- a CDS encoding spinster family MFS transporter: MQNSTQAANAWRILFLLFLANLFNFFDRTIPAIIIEPIRMEWHLSDFQIGFIGTAFTIVYAIAGLPLGRMADNGSRSKLMGWGLAVWSGLTAVNGLVGSFWGFLLVRMGVGIGEASYAPAANSLIGDLFPAHRRARAMGIFMLGLPLGLLLAFFTIGAMVKAFDSWRAPFFIAAVPGLVLALFMFFIKEPKRGAAESVQVAQVRIERPVRRLLAIPTFLWLVLAGLTFNFATYACNSFLVPMLQRYFQMPLQEAAVATGVIVGLTGLVGLTLGGWVADKIHQRIANGRLLFAAASLVVSTLATAWALQAGRIEIGVFVAVFSVGWLFAYNFYTCVYTAIQDVVEPRLRAMAMAVYFAGLYLLGGGLGPVVVGLLSDHFAHTAMLAAGAQQMTEAFKAVGLHDAMYLIPVALLLTLLFLFQAARCFSRDAARMREGMEQDQVGGAPAPA; encoded by the coding sequence ATGCAGAACTCGACCCAAGCGGCGAATGCCTGGCGCATTCTGTTCCTGTTGTTCCTCGCCAACCTGTTCAATTTCTTCGATCGGACCATTCCGGCGATCATCATCGAGCCGATCCGGATGGAGTGGCATCTCAGCGATTTCCAGATCGGCTTCATCGGTACCGCGTTCACGATCGTCTATGCGATTGCCGGCCTGCCCCTGGGGCGCATGGCCGATAATGGTTCGCGCAGCAAGCTGATGGGCTGGGGGTTGGCGGTCTGGAGCGGGTTGACGGCGGTGAACGGCCTGGTGGGCAGTTTCTGGGGCTTCCTGCTGGTACGCATGGGCGTTGGTATCGGCGAAGCCAGTTATGCGCCAGCGGCCAACTCGCTGATCGGCGACCTGTTCCCGGCCCATCGGCGGGCGCGGGCCATGGGCATCTTCATGCTCGGTCTGCCGTTGGGCTTGCTGCTGGCGTTTTTCACCATCGGAGCCATGGTCAAGGCATTCGACAGCTGGCGGGCGCCGTTTTTCATTGCGGCGGTGCCGGGGCTGGTGCTGGCGCTGTTCATGTTCTTCATCAAGGAGCCCAAGCGCGGTGCGGCGGAGAGCGTGCAGGTGGCCCAGGTGCGGATCGAGCGTCCGGTGCGCCGCCTGTTGGCGATCCCGACTTTTCTCTGGTTGGTATTGGCGGGGCTGACGTTCAACTTCGCCACCTATGCCTGCAACTCCTTCCTGGTGCCGATGCTGCAGCGCTACTTCCAGATGCCCTTGCAGGAAGCGGCGGTGGCCACCGGCGTGATCGTCGGCTTGACCGGACTGGTCGGTCTGACGCTGGGCGGCTGGGTGGCGGACAAGATTCACCAGCGTATCGCCAACGGGCGCCTGTTGTTCGCGGCCGCAAGCCTGGTGGTTTCGACCCTCGCTACCGCCTGGGCGCTACAGGCCGGGCGGATCGAGATCGGTGTGTTCGTGGCGGTGTTCAGCGTCGGCTGGCTGTTTGCCTATAACTTCTACACCTGCGTTTATACCGCGATCCAGGATGTGGTCGAGCCACGGCTGCGAGCGATGGCGATGGCGGTCTATTTTGCCGGGCTGTATTTGCTCGGTGGAGGCTTGGGACCGGTGGTGGTGGGCTTGCTGTCCGATCATTTCGCCCATACGGCGATGCTGGCGGCGGGCGCGCAGCAAATGACCGAGGCGTTCAAGGCCGTGGGGCTGCATGACGCGATGTATCTGATTCCGGTGGCGTTGTTGCTGACGTTGCTGTTCCTGTTCCAGGCAGCGCGTTGCTTCAGTCGGGATGCGGCGCGGATGCGCGAGGGAATGGAGCAGGATCAGGTGGGTGGGGCGCCTGCCCCGGCATGA
- a CDS encoding aminotransferase class V-fold PLP-dependent enzyme — MSVDDWSESEIANLRAATPGCSQVIHFNHAGASLPSQATLDAMTAQLQLEASIGPMEAGLQGARLEDEARQAAADLLNTQTRNIAFASSGSAAWGQAFAALGPWHAGERILVGRHEWAGNLACMAGAIKAGARLEVIPCDETGAVSVTALEQMIDARVRLIALTWLPANGGLINPAEAIGQIARRHDIAYFIDAGQALGQLPCDVQALACDVLKGAARKFLRGPRGTALLYVREGFLERLIPSHLDVLSAPWDDRAFVLRDDARRFETSERSLVLMAGLNNALKEANQLGIARIRRRIQGLSTKLRDDLRKIPGLELQDLGRPEQQSGLIAFTLAGWDVFALKQRLAEKHINIGANGTAYTPLDMQARKLPAVARIAVSYLTTTQEIERLLETLERLAPEPRQTSTSTNSP; from the coding sequence ATGAGCGTCGACGATTGGTCAGAAAGCGAAATAGCCAACCTGCGCGCCGCGACTCCCGGTTGCTCGCAGGTGATTCATTTCAATCACGCTGGTGCCTCACTGCCAAGCCAGGCCACCCTGGACGCCATGACGGCACAGTTGCAACTCGAAGCGAGCATCGGCCCGATGGAAGCCGGCCTACAGGGCGCAAGACTGGAGGATGAAGCCCGCCAGGCGGCTGCCGACCTGCTCAACACCCAGACCCGGAACATCGCCTTCGCCAGCAGCGGGTCTGCGGCCTGGGGTCAGGCATTCGCGGCGCTGGGCCCCTGGCACGCCGGCGAGCGAATTCTGGTCGGGCGTCATGAATGGGCAGGCAACCTGGCCTGCATGGCCGGTGCGATCAAGGCCGGGGCTCGCCTGGAAGTGATCCCCTGCGATGAAACCGGCGCGGTATCGGTCACCGCCCTCGAACAGATGATCGACGCCCGCGTACGCCTGATCGCCCTGACCTGGCTACCGGCCAATGGTGGCCTGATCAATCCGGCCGAAGCCATCGGCCAGATCGCGCGACGTCATGACATCGCCTACTTTATCGATGCCGGCCAGGCGCTCGGGCAACTGCCGTGCGATGTCCAGGCCCTGGCCTGCGACGTGCTCAAGGGCGCCGCCCGCAAGTTTCTCCGCGGGCCCAGGGGCACCGCGCTGCTGTATGTACGCGAAGGTTTTCTCGAACGCCTGATCCCCAGCCATCTCGATGTGCTGTCAGCACCTTGGGACGACCGGGCGTTCGTCCTGCGCGACGATGCCCGCCGCTTCGAAACCAGCGAGCGCTCGCTGGTGCTGATGGCCGGCCTGAACAACGCGTTGAAGGAGGCCAATCAGCTCGGTATCGCGCGTATTCGCCGCAGAATCCAGGGATTGTCGACAAAATTACGGGATGATCTGCGCAAGATCCCCGGCCTTGAATTGCAGGACCTGGGGCGGCCCGAACAACAGTCGGGACTGATTGCGTTCACCTTGGCGGGATGGGATGTGTTTGCGCTGAAACAACGGCTGGCCGAAAAGCATATCAACATCGGCGCCAACGGTACGGCCTATACCCCGTTGGACATGCAGGCCCGCAAACTGCCGGCGGTGGCGCGTATCGCAGTGAGCTATCTCACTACCACGCAAGAGATCGAACGACTGCTCGAAACCCTTGAGCGACTGGCTCCGGAGCCTCGTCAGACCTCGACGTCGACCAACAGCCCCTGA
- the rapA gene encoding RNA polymerase-associated protein RapA, producing the protein MAQQYQPGQRWISDSEAELGLGTVLAQDGRLLTVLYPATGDTRQYALRNAPLTRVRFSPGDSITHFEGWKMTVREVEDVDGLLVYHGLNGQNEGVTLPETQLSNFIQFRLASDRLFAGQIDPLSWFSLRYHTLEHTSRQLQSSLWGLGGVRAQPIAHQLHIAREVADRIAPRVLLADEVGLGKTIEAGLVIHRQLLSGRASRVLILVPENLQHQWLVEMRRRFNLQVALFDAERFIESDASNPFEDTQLALVALEWLVEDEKAQDALFAAGWDLMVVDEAHHLVWHEDKVSPEYALVEQLAETIPGVLLLTATPEQLGQDSHFARLRLLDPNRFHDLAAFRAESENYRPVAEAVQELLDKGRLSPAAHKTIKGFLGNEGEALLTAVNDGDAEASARLVRELLDRHGTGRVLFRNTRAAVQGFPERKLHAYPLPNPDEYLELPLGEHAELYPEVSFQAQAEGGDEERWWRFDPRVEWLIDQLKMLKRTKVLVICAHAETAMDLEDALRVRSGIPATVFHEGMNILERDRAAAYFADEEFGAQVLICSEIGSEGRNFQFSHHLVLFDLPSHPDLLEQRIGRLDRIGQKHVIELHVPYLETSPQERLFQWYHEALNAFLNTCPTGNAMQHQFGPRLLPLLEGGDDGEWQQLVDEARAERERLEAELHTGRDRLLELNSGGAGEGEALVEAILEQDDQFALPIYMETLFDAFGIDSEDHSENALILKPSEKMLDASFPLGDDEGVTITYDRNQALSREDMQFITWEHPMVQGGMDLVLSGSMGNTAVALIKNKALKPGTVLLELLYVSEVVAPRSLQLGRYLPPAALRCLLDANGNDLSPRVAFETLNDQLESVPKASANKFIQAQRDSLAPKINAGETKIAPRHAERVAEAQRRLAADIDEELARLTALQAVNPSVRDSELEALRKQREQGLAMLEKAALRLEAIRVLVAG; encoded by the coding sequence ATGGCGCAGCAGTATCAACCGGGGCAACGCTGGATCAGTGACAGCGAAGCCGAGCTGGGTTTGGGCACCGTTCTGGCACAGGATGGCCGCTTGTTGACCGTGCTCTACCCGGCCACTGGCGACACCCGCCAGTACGCGCTAAGGAATGCGCCCCTGACCCGCGTGCGGTTCTCGCCCGGGGACAGCATCACCCACTTCGAAGGGTGGAAGATGACCGTGCGCGAAGTCGAGGATGTCGACGGACTGCTGGTCTACCACGGCCTCAATGGGCAGAACGAAGGCGTCACGCTGCCGGAAACCCAGCTGTCGAACTTCATCCAGTTCCGTCTGGCCAGCGACCGCCTGTTCGCCGGACAGATCGACCCACTGTCCTGGTTCTCGCTGCGCTACCACACGCTGGAACACACCAGCCGCCAACTGCAATCCTCGCTCTGGGGTCTGGGTGGTGTGCGTGCACAACCTATCGCCCATCAGTTGCACATCGCCCGGGAAGTGGCTGATCGCATCGCGCCACGGGTACTGCTGGCGGACGAAGTGGGCCTGGGCAAGACCATCGAAGCCGGCCTGGTGATCCATCGCCAACTGCTGTCCGGCCGCGCCAGCCGCGTGCTGATCCTGGTCCCGGAAAACCTCCAGCACCAGTGGCTGGTGGAAATGCGCCGGCGCTTCAACCTGCAGGTCGCGCTGTTCGACGCCGAACGCTTCATCGAGAGCGATGCGAGCAACCCGTTCGAAGACACCCAGTTGGCGCTGGTAGCGCTGGAGTGGCTGGTCGAGGACGAAAAAGCCCAGGATGCGCTGTTCGCCGCCGGCTGGGATCTGATGGTGGTCGACGAAGCACATCACCTGGTCTGGCATGAAGACAAGGTCAGCCCGGAATACGCGCTGGTCGAGCAACTGGCCGAGACCATCCCCGGCGTCCTGCTGCTTACCGCGACCCCGGAACAACTGGGCCAGGACAGCCACTTCGCGCGCCTGCGCCTGCTCGATCCGAATCGTTTCCACGATCTGGCCGCCTTCCGCGCCGAGAGCGAAAACTATCGCCCGGTGGCAGAAGCCGTGCAGGAGCTGCTGGACAAGGGCCGCCTGTCCCCGGCTGCGCACAAGACCATCAAGGGTTTTCTCGGTAACGAAGGCGAGGCCCTGCTCACCGCAGTCAACGATGGCGACGCCGAAGCCAGCGCCCGCCTGGTGCGCGAACTGCTCGACCGCCACGGTACCGGCCGCGTGCTGTTTCGCAACACCCGTGCCGCCGTACAAGGCTTCCCGGAGCGCAAACTGCACGCTTACCCACTGCCGAACCCGGACGAATACCTGGAATTGCCGCTGGGCGAACACGCCGAGCTGTACCCGGAGGTCAGCTTCCAGGCCCAGGCCGAAGGCGGCGACGAAGAGCGCTGGTGGCGTTTCGACCCTCGGGTCGAGTGGCTGATCGATCAGTTGAAAATGCTCAAGCGCACCAAGGTGCTGGTGATCTGCGCCCACGCGGAAACCGCCATGGACCTGGAAGACGCCCTGCGCGTGCGCTCCGGTATCCCGGCCACGGTGTTCCACGAAGGCATGAACATTCTCGAGCGTGACCGCGCCGCCGCCTACTTCGCCGATGAGGAATTCGGCGCCCAGGTGCTGATCTGCTCGGAAATCGGCAGCGAAGGCCGCAACTTCCAGTTCTCTCATCACCTGGTACTGTTCGACCTGCCGTCGCACCCGGATCTGCTCGAACAGCGGATCGGCCGCCTCGACCGGATCGGCCAGAAACACGTGATCGAACTGCACGTGCCGTATCTGGAAACCAGCCCGCAGGAACGTCTCTTCCAGTGGTACCACGAAGCGCTGAATGCGTTCCTCAATACCTGCCCGACCGGCAACGCCATGCAGCATCAGTTCGGCCCACGCCTGCTGCCGCTGCTCGAAGGCGGCGACGACGGCGAATGGCAGCAGTTGGTGGACGAAGCGCGTGCCGAACGCGAGCGCCTGGAAGCCGAACTGCACACCGGTCGCGACCGTCTGCTGGAACTCAACTCCGGCGGCGCCGGCGAGGGCGAGGCGCTGGTCGAGGCGATCCTTGAGCAGGACGACCAGTTCGCCCTGCCGATCTACATGGAAACCCTGTTCGACGCCTTCGGCATCGACAGCGAGGACCACTCGGAAAACGCCCTGATCCTCAAACCGAGCGAGAAGATGCTCGACGCCAGCTTCCCGCTGGGCGACGACGAAGGCGTGACCATCACCTACGATCGCAATCAGGCGCTGTCGCGCGAGGACATGCAGTTCATCACCTGGGAGCACCCGATGGTGCAGGGAGGCATGGATCTGGTACTGTCCGGCTCGATGGGCAACACCGCCGTGGCGCTGATCAAGAACAAGGCACTCAAGCCGGGTACCGTGCTGCTGGAACTGCTGTATGTCAGCGAAGTGGTCGCGCCGCGCTCACTGCAACTGGGCCGCTACCTGCCGCCGGCGGCCCTGCGCTGCCTGCTTGACGCCAATGGCAACGACCTGTCGCCACGCGTCGCCTTCGAGACCCTGAACGACCAGTTGGAAAGCGTGCCCAAGGCCAGCGCCAACAAGTTCATCCAGGCCCAGCGCGACAGCCTGGCGCCGAAGATCAACGCTGGCGAAACGAAGATCGCGCCACGTCACGCCGAACGCGTGGCGGAAGCGCAACGTCGTCTGGCAGCAGATATCGACGAAGAGCTGGCGCGCCTGACCGCACTGCAAGCGGTCAACCCGAGCGTGCGCGACAGTGAACTGGAGGCATTGCGCAAACAGCGTGAGCAGGGTCTGGCGATGCTGGAAAAAGCCGCGCTGCGCCTGGAAGCGATCCGGGTGCTGGTCGCCGGTTGA
- a CDS encoding YkgJ family cysteine cluster protein, with translation MPDANPCLNCGACCSYFRVSFYWGECVSGGGLVPDELVSQISPSRVAMNGTEGKKPRCTALEGEVGKAVSCSIYHERSSPCREFDAAWVNNEPNERCDAARAAFGLPPLEPEQPVALVPIAI, from the coding sequence ATGCCTGATGCTAATCCGTGTCTGAATTGCGGTGCCTGCTGTTCGTATTTCCGTGTCTCGTTCTACTGGGGAGAGTGCGTTTCGGGCGGCGGCCTGGTGCCCGACGAACTGGTCAGCCAGATCAGCCCGAGCCGCGTGGCCATGAACGGCACCGAGGGGAAAAAACCCCGTTGCACCGCACTGGAGGGCGAAGTCGGCAAAGCGGTCAGTTGCTCGATCTACCATGAGCGCTCCAGCCCCTGCCGCGAGTTCGATGCCGCCTGGGTCAACAATGAGCCCAACGAACGCTGCGATGCGGCCCGCGCCGCCTTCGGCCTGCCACCGCTGGAGCCGGAACAGCCAGTTGCCTTAGTACCAATCGCTATTTAG